The DNA window acgcgactgacgacccaccccttcggttgcttattttgggcttgttttcactacgcccgtcagtcgcttcttttgggcttgttttcaggacgtcagtcgcttatttgtcgtagaaaatctggcaacactgcttgcctcacgtgggcataaacatgtagggacattgacatacaacacaggaggaaagtaacgaacaaggcagacaggcgctctcatggggagcatagacagactaactctaatcggcgctgcgtgcgcgtgcactaaggtagcagtgacttgcctcacgtgggcataaacatgtagggacattgacaaacatgtaaacagaaagaaaataaggcAGGGATATGCTCTCACAGAGAACGGTGCGTGATAAGCGCTAAGTGGCGCAGCGAGCGCGTGTGAACGGTTACCGTGCCGGGAGCCAAAACCAACCTCTACGTGACGGGGGGGTTACCTTATCGACTGCTAGAGAGCGTGATTTGAGCTTCAAGGACCGATCTGGGGTTAGGCCTGATGTAGGACTCGAAAGCCGACGAGGACCATCTCCCCAGGCGCTTGATGGAGGAGTCGGCCATACCCCTCTCCGCGGCGGTAGTGGCAGCTCCGATGCGGAATGAGTGGCTCGTGTAGCCACGTCTGGGCAGACCACATTTTTTAACCACCGAACCCAAGTGAACTCTGAACCAATCGCTGGTCATAGGCGAGCGTTCTCTAATCGAGAATAGGGGTgactgagggagagagcgagatcgCAGAGATAGATAGCGCAGCATGGAAGAGTGGGGACAGAAGGTCGTGCCGAGCCGTGAAATATTAATTGTAACACCGGAACCGAGTGTGTCAGTTTTTGAGTGTTTGAGGAAGATGGAAAACGAGTGGGGCGTGAAAAGTAGGTCAGAATAGCATAAACCTTGTGAGGGGTCGAACACTAGAGATGGAGACGTGAATTCACCAGGGCGCAGAAAACCATAAAAAGCCAAGAGAAAGACGGCTTCAAGAAGGGCGTCAGTATAGGGAGAAAACATCCCCCCGCGGAGTATAGTTATGAGTCTATGTAGGACATCGAGGGTGATGGGTAGTCTAGCGTCAGGTGCGTTGGGTGCGGATTTGGCTATGCCCTTTAAGAGGAGGCGAATGGAGGTGTGCGAAAACATGCTAGGGTGGCCTGGGTCGTGGCAGCGAGCGTGAAACTGAATGCCCGACAGCATCCTGCGGAGGGATGATATGTTAAGATTACGAGACTCGAAATGAAAAACCAAAAACGCGCAAACTGTAGAAATCAACATGGGGAATAGTGGCACAttcagagagaaacagaatagAGAGAACAGGGACCAGCTTGATCTGTAAGCCCTGAGAGTAGATGGCGCCAAGCCTTTTGACATGTAGTGACCAATCGAGTTACGCATTGAGGGGGGCAACGCGTTCAATCCAGTATCAGATCCTGGAGCGGAGGGCATGGCATCGGGTCCCGGCGCGCGGCTGGGCATAGACGTCTGAAGTCCTGGAAACGGAAACGGGAGAGAGCATCAGCGACAACATTGTGGGAGCCAGGTATATGCTCAGCAGTGATAATAAAATTCAACAAAACAGACTGCCAGGTTAAGCGCCGGACGAGGGACATGATCGAGGTACAGGATGAGCGGCCCTTATTTATGATGTTAACCACGGCTTCGTTATCGCAGTGCAGGACTATGCGCTTACGTGACCAATCTTTGCCCCAGAGCATGCTAGCCACCACGATCGGGTAAATCTCAAACAACGCGATAGAGGCGCTCCCAGAGGCAGGGGTTCGGAACTCCACCGGCCAAGTATCAGCGAACCACTGCCCTTGGAAGTAACCCCCAAAGCCAACAGACGGGGCCGCATCGGTGAAAAGCGCCAGGGAGTCGGATGATTCGTGTACATCGTTATAGAAAAAGGAGACGCCGTTCCACGACCTCAACAGTTGACACCAGAAACCGAGATCAGATCTGGCACCTTCATCGAGGGGGATCGTGTCGCTCAGGTTAGGGACGGAGTGAGCTAGCGTCAGCAAGCGAGATATAAACGAGCGCCCCTGGGGGATTATCCTCATAGCGAAATTTAGATGCCCGAGGAGGGAGAGCATTTCGCGCTTGGAGACGGCCGGGGCGGAGAGAAATGACGCTATGACTGTACGAATGCAATCCAATTTATCGAGAGGCAGGGATGCCTGCATCTTCTCGGTGTCCAGGACTATGCCCAGGAATTCGATAGTAGTCGACGGACCTATGGTTTTCTCCTCGGACAGAGGCACGCCTAATTCAGTGAAAACGTATTTTAGGGTGTCTAGGACGCCGGTGCGGTGGGAGGGAAAGTCGACGAGCAGGAAATCATCTAAAAGGTGCAACAAAAAAGGCACTTTATAGACGTTGAGCAGCACCCAGCATAGAGCCTCAGAGAGACAATTAAAAATGTGGGGGCTGCTCCTGCACCCGAATGTCAGGCGGACGGCGAAGTAGAAATTAGACTGCCACCGGACGCCGAACAGCGGCCAGTCCGCGGGGTGAATGGGCATGGTTTTAAAAGCATCGGTGATGTCGGCTTTGGCCAACCACGCGCCGTGACCCGCGGTTTTGATCATGTGGATAGCGTTATCGATCGAGGCATAGTATAAGGAAAAAGGAGCAAGGGGGATGGCCTCGTTAACGCTAGCCACTAGATCCGAATGGGGAGACGACATATCGAAAATAAGGCGCTTTTTCCCTGAATAACGCCGGGTGGCTACCCCGATTGCATTAACCCTATAGACAGAAAAGGGAGGAGACTTGAAGGGCCCGATGACATAGCCTTTATTCAATTCCTTCTGCAGGAGGGTTGAAACGGCGTCTGGGTCAGACACAGCAGATTGCAGATTCCTCGCAATgaaggaagaggatggaggagagactaCCCCAACCCGGAACCCCTGAGATAGCCCGGTGATCAGATAGTCTACAAAGGACGTGTCGTGGTGGTTGAACAGATAGCTGGCCAGGAGGGGGACATTaatgggagtggaagggtgacCATTCAGAATTGTTTGAAACGTGGCTGGCCCCTGCCCCGGCCCTTGGCCATCGGGCGGAATCGACGAGGGCAGACACTCTGCGGGTGGGGGTCGTGGCAGAAACTGCAAATATGTAGAAATCTACAATTAGAATAACCGCACACAGACATGTTGAAGTTATTACAAATTTGAACT is part of the Engraulis encrasicolus isolate BLACKSEA-1 chromosome 9, IST_EnEncr_1.0, whole genome shotgun sequence genome and encodes:
- the LOC134455285 gene encoding uncharacterized protein LOC134455285; translation: MLPTPAADRQMVECGDVSVLLKASDPRLQRNLTFGEFAVAFSIFRDVLCQEYPCRREEMDLYFAMMADFNLRYGGTLFYQYHKAFSAKSASFVSLYNARLDRAIQDTELLVRHFGGQRALTCSICSAYGHSAGFCPRAVPGAAATGAALIPPSYPNQFLPRPPPAECLPSSIPPDGQGPGQGPATFQTILNGHPSTPINVPLLASYLFNHHDTSFVDYLITGLSQGFRVGVVSPPSSSFIARNLQSAVSDPDAVSTLLQKELNKGYVIGPFKSPPFSVYRVNAIGVATRRYSGKKRLIFDMSSPHSDLVASVNEAIPLAPFSLYYASIDNAIHMIKTAGHGAWLAKADITDAFKTMPIHPADWPLFGVRWQSNFYFAVRLTFGCRSSPHIFNCLSEALCWVLLNVYKVPFLLHLLDDFLLVDFPSHRTGVLDTLKYVFTELGVPLSEEKTIGPSTTIEFLGIVLDTEKMQASLPLDKLDCIRTVIASFLSAPAVSKREMLSLLGHLNFAMRIIPQGRSFISRLLTLAHSVPNLSDTIPLDEGARSDLGFWCQLLRSWNGVSFFYNDVHESSDSLALFTDAAPSVGFGGYFQGQWFADTWPVEFRTPASGSASIALFEIYPIVVASMLWGKDWSRKRIVLHCDNEAVVNIINKGRSSCTSIMSLVRRLTWQSVLLNFIITAEHIPGSHNVVADALSRFRFQDFRRLCPAARRDPMPCPPLQDLILD